In Aquiflexum balticum DSM 16537, a single genomic region encodes these proteins:
- a CDS encoding NifU family protein, translating to MLQAQKRPVHIYLEANPNPNSLKFVVNFMLADEGVSFDYPDQASTENSPLAHELFNFASVDRVFIASNFVTVTKKGDVDWIEIQDFIRDHIKKYLESGKAAVQFNFDKDPLFDENDSETVKKIKGILDEYIRPAVEQDGGAIVFHSFQDGIVKVLLQGSCSGCPSSTVTLKAGIQNLLTRMLPEVKEVQAEGV from the coding sequence ATGTTACAAGCACAGAAAAGACCCGTACATATTTACCTTGAGGCCAACCCCAATCCAAATTCTTTGAAATTTGTAGTGAACTTTATGTTGGCTGATGAAGGAGTGAGTTTTGATTATCCAGATCAGGCCAGCACCGAAAACTCTCCCTTAGCCCACGAATTGTTCAATTTTGCATCCGTGGATAGGGTTTTTATTGCTTCAAATTTTGTTACTGTTACCAAAAAAGGCGATGTGGATTGGATAGAAATCCAGGACTTTATCAGAGACCATATCAAAAAATACCTGGAATCAGGGAAAGCAGCCGTTCAGTTTAATTTTGACAAGGATCCTCTTTTTGATGAAAATGATTCTGAAACTGTCAAAAAAATCAAAGGTATTTTGGACGAATATATCCGTCCGGCAGTGGAACAAGATGGTGGTGCCATCGTTTTCCACAGCTTTCAGGATGGGATTGTTAAAGTATTGTTGCAGGGGAGTTGTTCAGGTTGCCCTTCCAGCACAGTTACTTTAAAAGCAGGTATCCAAAATCTTTTGACAAGAATGCTGCCGGAAGTAAAAGAAGTACAGGCAGAGGGAGTTTGA
- the rplS gene encoding 50S ribosomal protein L19: MSELIKFVESEYSVARDKFPSFKAGDTINVHVKITEGNKERIQQFQGTVIQRKNPNSNGETFTVRKVSNGVGVERIFPILSPSIDKIELLREGKVRRARLFYLRGRQGKAAKIKEKIRHRKEA; encoded by the coding sequence ATGAGCGAACTAATTAAATTTGTTGAATCAGAATACAGTGTGGCAAGAGATAAATTCCCCTCTTTCAAGGCTGGCGATACTATCAATGTTCACGTGAAAATCACTGAAGGAAATAAAGAACGTATTCAGCAATTCCAGGGAACTGTTATTCAAAGAAAAAACCCCAACTCCAACGGAGAAACTTTCACAGTAAGGAAAGTATCCAATGGTGTGGGTGTTGAAAGGATTTTCCCGATTCTTTCCCCATCAATCGATAAAATCGAATTGTTGAGAGAAGGTAAAGTGAGAAGGGCGAGATTGTTCTACCTTAGAGGTCGTCAAGGTAAGGCTGCCAAAATCAAAGAAAAAATCAGACACAGAAAAGAGGCTTAA
- a CDS encoding DUF3810 domain-containing protein — MFRGNWTWTLLGLISILIRHFAIKYPEKTEELYSRTLFPGIRNLVDKTISQLPFATVYIFVASVFVFIGIYIYHLLRKEGWKNKLGYSIRSLSNSLGALVFLFLILWGYNYQRIPIFEQIGMKPLPLSQEQLMGELQLTRNILNQLRYNIEEDTVAIESIMDYPDLEKLVRANMRENMYLLGLNFTGEPRTKQFYPAGFMRRMGILGIYFPYTAESYIDPTLHPLEKPFTIAHEMAHSYGVTDEGEANFIGWVICSNSDDPLLQYSGQLRLLRYQMNDLYRISKEEFTEFYKTLPKGIKNDLVSIQIAQQKIKPFNLEISRKSNDLFLKTQGVKAGVNSYQQLPMLAFAWRNSLKE, encoded by the coding sequence ATGTTTCGTGGCAATTGGACGTGGACGTTATTAGGCCTGATCAGTATTCTGATCAGGCATTTTGCCATTAAATACCCTGAGAAGACAGAGGAATTATATTCCAGGACCCTGTTTCCCGGAATAAGAAACCTGGTGGACAAAACCATTTCCCAATTGCCCTTTGCCACGGTTTATATTTTTGTTGCTTCTGTCTTTGTTTTTATAGGCATCTATATTTATCACCTTCTTAGAAAAGAGGGGTGGAAAAATAAACTGGGATATTCCATCAGGTCTTTGAGCAATTCATTGGGAGCACTTGTTTTCCTCTTTTTAATTCTTTGGGGTTACAATTATCAAAGGATCCCAATTTTTGAGCAAATCGGGATGAAGCCCTTACCCCTAAGTCAGGAACAATTGATGGGTGAATTACAACTGACCAGAAATATCCTGAATCAATTGCGGTACAATATTGAAGAGGATACTGTGGCCATTGAAAGTATCATGGATTATCCGGATTTGGAAAAACTGGTAAGGGCCAATATGCGGGAAAACATGTATCTTCTTGGATTGAATTTTACAGGGGAGCCACGAACCAAGCAATTTTATCCTGCCGGATTTATGCGGAGGATGGGGATTTTGGGCATATATTTTCCCTATACCGCTGAAAGCTATATAGACCCTACCTTACATCCATTGGAAAAGCCTTTTACAATTGCACATGAAATGGCCCATAGCTACGGTGTGACTGATGAAGGGGAGGCCAATTTCATCGGATGGGTGATTTGCTCTAATTCAGATGACCCTTTGCTTCAGTATTCAGGGCAACTAAGATTATTGCGTTATCAGATGAATGACCTTTATAGGATTTCCAAAGAAGAATTTACGGAGTTTTATAAAACCTTGCCAAAAGGAATCAAGAATGATCTGGTTTCCATTCAGATTGCCCAACAAAAAATCAAACCCTTCAATCTGGAAATCAGCCGCAAGTCCAATGATCTCTTCCTTAAAACCCAAGGAGTCAAAGCCGGCGTCAACAGCTATCAGCAATTGCCCATGTTGGCTTTTGCTTGGAGGAATAGTTTGAAGGAGTAG
- the rimM gene encoding ribosome maturation factor RimM (Essential for efficient processing of 16S rRNA), whose translation MNKDNCFQLGYVAKVHGLHGEVSIVLDVDYPEDYEDLKQVFLEQKSRLVPFFIEHFVLSHNNKVLAKFEDFDSVDEASKLVGSALYLPAKELQELEEGQYYYHELIGFEVLDENLGSIGNVKVIYDLETQDLLGVDHKGKEVLIPIQDQIILKVDKAEKKVYCLLPTGLLDIYLED comes from the coding sequence ATGAACAAAGACAATTGTTTTCAATTGGGCTATGTAGCCAAAGTTCATGGTCTTCATGGTGAGGTAAGTATAGTTTTGGATGTTGATTATCCGGAAGATTACGAAGACCTCAAGCAAGTCTTCCTAGAGCAAAAATCGAGATTGGTTCCTTTTTTTATCGAACACTTTGTATTGTCACACAATAACAAAGTTTTGGCAAAATTTGAGGATTTCGATTCGGTAGATGAAGCAAGTAAATTGGTGGGATCAGCATTGTATCTTCCCGCAAAAGAATTGCAAGAGCTCGAAGAAGGACAATATTATTACCATGAATTGATTGGATTTGAGGTTTTAGATGAAAATCTAGGATCAATCGGGAATGTAAAAGTCATATATGACTTAGAAACCCAGGATTTATTGGGCGTTGACCATAAAGGAAAAGAGGTGCTGATTCCTATTCAGGACCAGATTATTCTAAAAGTTGACAAGGCAGAAAAGAAAGTTTATTGCCTTTTGCCCACAGGATTACTTGACATATACTTGGAAGACTGA
- the gltX gene encoding glutamate--tRNA ligase has product MNKEVRVRFAPSPTGALHIGGVRTALYNYLFARKTGGRFLLRIEDTDQTRFVPGAEEYIKDALDWLGIGPDESPWNPGDCGPYRQSERKPMYMQYAMDLIEKGHAYYAFDTSEELEAMRERLTAARVVSPQYNSITRTQMKNSLTLPEDEVKERLASGEPYVIRVKIPRKEEVRLNDMIRGWVMVHSSTLDDKVLMKSDGMPTYHLANIVDDHLMKITHVIRGEEWLPSAPLHVLLYKYFGWEDTMPQFAHLPLLLKPDGNGKLSKRDADKQGFPVFPMDWTDPNTGEKAMGFREQGYLPEAFLNFLAFLGWNPGDHRELFSLDELIEAFSIERIGKSGTKFDINKAKWYNEQYLRAKSDEELAAYLFADLEKEGISLDPAKGAQIAHIMKERATFPTDLWKEGKFMVHAPTEFDEAVASKKWNNEAVTVLGTYMEKLKLYSGEFNAESAKSILEEAAESNGIKLGKVMQAVRLAVTGVGAGPDLMAVFSIIGKEELIKRISYSLGKLKVNL; this is encoded by the coding sequence ATGAACAAGGAAGTACGCGTAAGATTTGCACCTTCTCCTACCGGAGCATTACACATCGGTGGAGTGAGAACTGCCTTATACAATTACCTTTTTGCCAGAAAAACCGGGGGGAGATTCCTGCTGAGAATAGAAGATACTGATCAGACACGTTTTGTGCCCGGTGCAGAGGAATATATCAAAGATGCCTTGGATTGGTTGGGAATAGGTCCTGATGAAAGTCCCTGGAATCCGGGAGATTGTGGCCCTTACCGTCAGTCTGAGCGAAAACCCATGTATATGCAATATGCCATGGACCTGATCGAAAAAGGACATGCCTATTATGCCTTTGACACTTCAGAGGAACTGGAAGCTATGAGAGAAAGACTTACTGCAGCAAGAGTGGTTTCTCCGCAGTATAATTCTATCACGAGGACACAGATGAAGAACTCTCTTACCCTTCCTGAAGATGAGGTCAAAGAAAGATTAGCGTCGGGAGAACCTTATGTGATCCGAGTCAAAATTCCAAGGAAAGAAGAAGTAAGATTGAATGATATGATCCGGGGTTGGGTGATGGTGCATTCCAGTACATTGGATGATAAAGTTCTCATGAAATCTGACGGTATGCCAACATATCATTTGGCAAATATCGTCGATGACCACCTGATGAAAATCACGCATGTGATCCGAGGGGAAGAATGGTTGCCTTCCGCGCCTTTGCATGTCTTGCTCTATAAATATTTTGGCTGGGAGGATACCATGCCCCAATTTGCACATTTACCATTGCTGTTGAAACCTGATGGAAATGGTAAACTTTCGAAGAGAGATGCAGATAAGCAGGGTTTTCCGGTTTTCCCCATGGATTGGACTGATCCGAATACCGGGGAGAAAGCCATGGGTTTTCGTGAACAGGGCTATCTGCCGGAGGCATTCCTCAATTTCCTTGCGTTTCTTGGCTGGAATCCAGGTGACCATAGGGAACTGTTTTCTCTGGATGAATTGATAGAAGCCTTCTCTATTGAAAGAATAGGTAAATCAGGTACAAAATTTGATATCAATAAAGCAAAGTGGTACAATGAACAATACCTCAGAGCCAAATCTGATGAGGAACTTGCAGCATACCTTTTTGCTGATCTTGAAAAAGAGGGTATAAGTTTGGACCCTGCTAAAGGTGCCCAGATTGCTCATATCATGAAGGAAAGGGCAACTTTCCCAACCGATTTATGGAAAGAAGGAAAGTTTATGGTCCATGCTCCGACGGAATTTGATGAGGCTGTGGCTTCCAAAAAATGGAACAATGAAGCCGTTACTGTGTTGGGTACCTATATGGAAAAACTGAAACTGTACTCCGGAGAATTCAATGCTGAATCCGCCAAATCCATTTTGGAAGAGGCAGCAGAGTCCAATGGAATCAAACTCGGAAAGGTTATGCAGGCAGTAAGGTTGGCCGTAACAGGCGTAGGTGCAGGACCTGACCTGATGGCAGTGTTCAGTATAATTGGAAAAGAAGAACTAATCAAAAGAATATCATATTCGTTAGGTAAACTAAAGGTAAATCTTTGA
- a CDS encoding porin family protein: protein MHFKGFCLLSILMILALGNTSAQTSFGIRGGYSISRMSYLYELGRPSIRTSGIAAPTFSFVFEHFNNKNAGVQIELQYLTLGYTQESDLGETNQTELEYLKIPFLANFYAGKSGRFHIKIGPHIGYMINATDVLREFEDPTNLPTYGGANDDPNRFMYGLTGGAGLSKLFGKSTLEGDVRFSYEFGRPEGQDRIFDMNSTNIEITLTYLFQVAKTKLQK, encoded by the coding sequence ATGCATTTTAAAGGATTTTGTCTTTTATCAATTTTAATGATCTTGGCTTTGGGTAATACCTCGGCCCAAACAAGCTTTGGAATTAGGGGTGGATATTCAATTTCCAGAATGTCTTACTTATATGAATTGGGCAGACCCTCAATACGTACCAGCGGTATAGCTGCCCCAACATTTTCCTTTGTTTTTGAACATTTCAATAATAAAAATGCCGGAGTTCAAATTGAATTGCAATACCTGACTTTGGGCTATACTCAGGAGTCTGATTTAGGTGAAACCAATCAGACAGAATTGGAGTATTTAAAAATACCATTTTTAGCGAATTTCTATGCAGGTAAAAGTGGAAGATTTCATATCAAAATAGGCCCACACATCGGCTATATGATAAATGCCACTGATGTTTTGAGGGAATTTGAAGATCCAACCAATCTGCCAACTTATGGTGGTGCAAATGATGATCCAAATAGGTTTATGTATGGATTGACGGGAGGTGCAGGGTTGTCAAAATTGTTTGGTAAAAGTACTTTGGAAGGAGATGTCAGGTTTTCTTATGAATTTGGCAGACCCGAAGGACAGGATAGAATTTTTGATATGAATTCAACCAATATTGAAATTACATTGACCTATCTATTCCAGGTAGCAAAAACAAAACTCCAAAAATAA
- a CDS encoding pyridoxine 5'-phosphate synthase, translating to MTKLSVNINKIATLRNARGGNNPDVVKVALDCERFGAQGITVHPRPDERHIRYQDVIDLSKVVTTEFNIEGYPDRRFMEIIRLVRPAQATLVPDPPHVLTSNNGWDTITHQEMLKDIVAELHESGTRVSIFINPETKYFEPAKTTGTDRVELYTEPYATLFPKDRNAAVKPYVEVALLARELGLGLNAGHDLDLHNLQFLKKNIPFLDEVSIGHALICDALYFGLENSIQMYRRQLED from the coding sequence ATGACCAAACTGAGTGTAAATATTAACAAGATAGCTACCCTTAGGAATGCAAGGGGGGGCAATAATCCGGATGTTGTAAAAGTTGCTTTGGACTGTGAAAGGTTTGGCGCACAGGGCATAACTGTGCACCCGAGACCTGATGAAAGACATATCCGCTACCAGGATGTCATTGATCTGTCCAAAGTGGTGACAACCGAATTCAACATTGAAGGATATCCCGACAGGAGATTTATGGAAATCATCCGCTTGGTCAGACCGGCACAGGCCACGTTGGTTCCCGACCCTCCGCATGTACTCACCTCCAATAATGGATGGGACACCATCACCCATCAGGAAATGCTAAAGGACATTGTAGCAGAACTACATGAGTCAGGAACCAGGGTATCCATCTTTATCAATCCGGAGACCAAATATTTTGAGCCGGCCAAAACGACGGGGACTGACCGGGTTGAACTTTATACGGAACCTTATGCAACTCTTTTTCCTAAGGATAGGAATGCCGCAGTCAAACCATATGTTGAAGTAGCGCTCCTTGCAAGAGAACTGGGCTTAGGACTCAATGCCGGACATGATTTGGATCTGCATAATCTTCAGTTCCTGAAAAAAAATATTCCGTTTTTGGATGAGGTATCTATCGGGCATGCCCTGATTTGTGATGCCTTGTATTTTGGATTGGAGAATTCGATTCAGATGTATAGAAGGCAGTTGGAGGATTAG
- the trmD gene encoding tRNA (guanosine(37)-N1)-methyltransferase TrmD, which yields MRIDIITVVPGLLEGPFSHSILKRAEDKGIAKVRVHNLRDYSSFKQKQVDDYAFGGGAGMVLMVDPIAKCIEFLKSEREYDEVIYMTPDGKTFNQQMANELSLKGNLIILCGHYKGVDERVRQKWISREISIGDFVLSGGELAAAVVADAIIRLIPGVLNDETSAMTDSFQDGLLAPPVYTRPSEYEGMKVPEVLLSGHQSKIDSWRFEASVRRTKERRPDLLEGKGLEGDFSK from the coding sequence ATGCGAATAGATATCATCACGGTTGTTCCGGGCTTATTGGAAGGTCCTTTTTCACACTCTATTCTGAAAAGAGCAGAAGATAAAGGAATAGCCAAAGTACGGGTTCACAACTTAAGGGATTATTCCAGCTTCAAACAAAAGCAAGTCGACGATTATGCTTTTGGAGGAGGTGCAGGGATGGTGTTGATGGTAGACCCTATAGCAAAATGCATTGAATTCCTGAAAAGTGAACGAGAATATGACGAAGTCATTTATATGACTCCCGACGGAAAGACATTCAACCAACAAATGGCGAATGAACTTTCTCTGAAAGGAAACCTCATCATTCTATGCGGTCACTACAAAGGCGTAGATGAAAGAGTCAGGCAGAAATGGATCAGCAGAGAAATCAGCATAGGTGACTTTGTACTTTCGGGAGGAGAATTGGCAGCAGCAGTTGTAGCTGATGCGATTATCAGATTGATTCCCGGGGTTCTTAATGATGAAACATCTGCTATGACAGACTCCTTCCAGGATGGCTTACTAGCCCCACCGGTATATACAAGACCTTCAGAATATGAGGGTATGAAGGTGCCGGAAGTATTATTGTCAGGTCACCAGTCAAAAATTGATTCCTGGAGATTTGAAGCATCGGTTCGCCGGACAAAGGAACGCAGGCCTGACTTATTGGAAGGCAAGGGTTTGGAAGGCGATTTTAGTAAATAA
- a CDS encoding GatB/YqeY domain-containing protein yields MSLKPSVESEIKKAMLAKDKDRLRALRAIKSLILLEETKGGSKGEITSEDEMKLLTKAAKQRKDSADIYKQQNREDLYAVEMAELEIINEFLPKQLTEEELEAALKKIISEVGAEGPKDMGKVMGAATKELAGKADGKVISQKVKALLG; encoded by the coding sequence ATGAGTTTAAAGCCAAGTGTAGAAAGTGAAATTAAAAAAGCCATGCTGGCCAAGGACAAGGACAGGTTAAGGGCCCTTCGGGCGATTAAGTCTTTGATTTTGTTGGAAGAAACCAAAGGTGGCAGTAAGGGAGAAATCACTTCTGAAGATGAAATGAAACTCCTCACCAAAGCGGCAAAGCAGAGAAAAGATTCGGCTGACATTTATAAACAGCAAAACAGGGAAGATCTTTATGCTGTGGAAATGGCAGAGCTTGAAATCATCAATGAGTTTTTACCCAAGCAACTGACCGAAGAGGAATTGGAAGCGGCCCTCAAAAAAATAATCAGTGAGGTGGGTGCAGAAGGTCCCAAAGACATGGGAAAAGTAATGGGTGCAGCTACCAAGGAATTGGCCGGAAAGGCAGATGGCAAAGTCATTTCACAGAAAGTAAAGGCCTTATTGGGTTGA
- a CDS encoding 30S ribosomal protein S16 has product MAVKIRLSRRGRKKMAIYDVVVADARAPRDGRFIDKLGTYNPNTDPASININNERALKWLLNGAQPTDTVKAMLSYRGVLLQKHLQIGVLKGAITQEQADEKFEAWKASKDTAITGKVDRLTQAKIDARQKAMDAETAKNQARLDAIKKREDDAKAAAAPAVTEAPAEEETPAASAEGEESQA; this is encoded by the coding sequence ATGGCAGTAAAAATCAGATTATCGCGTAGAGGCAGAAAAAAAATGGCCATCTATGACGTAGTAGTAGCTGATGCTAGAGCTCCACGGGATGGACGCTTTATCGACAAATTAGGGACTTATAATCCCAACACTGACCCTGCATCTATTAACATCAACAATGAGCGTGCTCTCAAATGGTTGTTGAATGGTGCACAGCCTACAGATACTGTAAAGGCAATGCTTTCTTACAGAGGTGTATTATTGCAAAAACACCTTCAAATCGGTGTACTCAAAGGTGCTATCACTCAAGAACAGGCTGATGAGAAATTCGAAGCTTGGAAAGCAAGCAAAGATACCGCAATCACCGGTAAGGTGGATAGGTTGACGCAAGCGAAAATTGATGCCCGTCAGAAGGCAATGGACGCAGAAACAGCCAAAAATCAGGCTCGTCTTGATGCCATCAAGAAAAGAGAAGATGATGCTAAAGCCGCTGCAGCCCCTGCTGTGACAGAAGCTCCTGCAGAGGAAGAAACCCCTGCTGCATCTGCAGAAGGAGAAGAATCCCAAGCGTAA
- a CDS encoding DEAD/DEAH box helicase: MIDKKITTLIGKAIREGKYLSITYKNKDGDTKPFWISILDINESDELRVNMFNVTKDDPLLNRKIFISGIQTAEILKFSHYDVSENLIIKLDEDESLRIYGFDRYDNNVLNYYLECYKANKDPFLFKTHLIPGVDLTELSKNNPYPLTAELQKQIIKDIYHNDYRKYYDYELAISEFSIDLHSKGKFVIAYRKLTFDPVDKKLHLSSKTLFNSNFYIKGVKHSLSYYTDLSPADFEGIYLKAKSDAVELLRANFKIGELPNTRPEVVILGYAQIDISGIYDSIHSEFEQKKMEVPLRAFFQNLSLLDRKNRKEPHIVLYDRNINIDQIQTIYNALKYPVTYVQGPPGTGKTQTILNIIVNCLTNGKTLLISSNNNVPVDGIKDKLYLGKYRNKEILLPVLRLGNNESVAKALNLIKERYAFETKDVPKEELLFNLKEKSKEKNKKLLEKIENYETRIEQSQNLSFVSDLLSKGENHLLEKEKQSIEERLKQIPETNNDDFDDLYEVIKDNHQLLQFFYFESLRFLKLLKNKDYAHLIEILDIEESGKQVREFNKWIADDDNLEKLTKVFPIILTTNISSRKLGRKYKFDLLVMDEAGQCDIATSLIPISKCKNMVLIGDTNQLKPIVVFEESRNQNLMSQFEIDKTYDYYNNSILSIFKRIDNISRDILLSYHYRCGRKIINYSNMRFYENRLNLSKIKINGELKLIDVNNLNQKDKNSAIEEAQEIVKYIVDNQLTDVFIITPFRSQQEVLNQYLEKAKANEKIDSSVSCGTIHKIQGQENKTIIISTSISKNTRSRTYDWIKNNSQLINVGVTRARENLIVVADKKAIDILSKKDDDLYALIDYVQKNGSTQIQQSIANRFTIGFSNDSKFEDEFYKTMSHYCTVQGTRFERNVRVLDIFPEEINNPEVNQKEFDGVIFKGRIPKVVFEINGAEHYKNKKRIDSDKIKMKLLTSKNIDRIFIPNQYVKHYEFIRELMNKIKGGVYQKTLFEG; the protein is encoded by the coding sequence ATGATTGACAAAAAAATCACCACACTTATTGGTAAAGCCATACGGGAAGGGAAATACCTGAGCATCACCTACAAAAATAAGGATGGGGATACTAAGCCTTTTTGGATAAGCATTTTAGATATTAATGAAAGTGATGAACTGCGGGTAAACATGTTCAATGTTACAAAAGATGATCCCCTTCTAAATAGAAAAATCTTTATTTCAGGCATTCAAACTGCCGAAATCCTGAAATTTTCACACTATGATGTGTCTGAAAATCTGATCATAAAGCTGGATGAAGATGAAAGTTTGCGGATTTATGGATTTGACCGGTATGACAATAATGTATTGAACTACTATTTAGAATGTTACAAAGCCAATAAAGACCCGTTTCTTTTCAAAACACATTTAATTCCCGGGGTTGATTTGACGGAATTATCGAAGAATAATCCATATCCCTTAACAGCAGAGCTCCAAAAGCAGATTATAAAAGATATCTATCATAATGATTACAGGAAGTATTATGATTATGAATTGGCTATCAGTGAATTTTCAATTGATTTACATTCGAAGGGTAAATTTGTAATTGCATACAGAAAACTCACTTTTGATCCCGTAGACAAAAAATTACATTTAAGTAGTAAAACACTATTTAATTCAAACTTTTATATAAAAGGTGTCAAGCATTCTTTGTCTTACTACACCGATTTGAGTCCAGCAGATTTTGAAGGGATTTACTTAAAAGCAAAGTCTGATGCCGTAGAATTACTACGGGCCAATTTCAAAATTGGCGAATTGCCAAATACAAGGCCGGAAGTAGTTATACTAGGATATGCACAGATAGATATATCAGGAATTTACGACAGCATACATTCAGAATTTGAGCAAAAAAAGATGGAGGTTCCCTTGAGGGCATTTTTTCAAAATCTATCATTGCTTGATAGAAAAAACCGAAAAGAACCTCACATTGTGCTGTATGACCGCAATATTAATATCGATCAGATTCAAACTATTTACAATGCGTTAAAATACCCTGTTACCTATGTACAGGGACCCCCTGGAACGGGCAAAACACAAACGATATTAAATATAATTGTGAATTGCCTTACCAATGGAAAAACACTATTGATTTCGTCAAATAACAATGTCCCTGTTGATGGAATTAAAGATAAATTATATTTGGGCAAGTACAGAAACAAAGAAATTCTGCTTCCTGTACTCAGGCTAGGAAATAATGAAAGCGTAGCAAAAGCGCTGAATTTGATTAAAGAAAGGTATGCTTTTGAAACAAAAGATGTACCTAAGGAAGAGCTTTTGTTTAACCTTAAAGAAAAGTCAAAAGAGAAAAACAAAAAGTTGCTTGAAAAGATTGAAAATTACGAAACCAGAATTGAACAGTCACAAAACCTCTCATTTGTTAGTGATCTGCTGTCAAAAGGTGAGAATCATTTATTGGAAAAAGAAAAACAGTCCATTGAAGAAAGACTCAAGCAGATACCTGAAACCAACAATGATGATTTTGATGATTTATACGAAGTGATAAAAGATAATCATCAGCTGTTACAGTTTTTCTACTTCGAATCATTAAGGTTTTTGAAACTTTTGAAAAACAAGGATTATGCACATTTGATTGAAATACTGGATATTGAGGAATCCGGTAAACAGGTAAGAGAATTTAATAAATGGATTGCTGATGACGACAACCTGGAGAAGCTCACTAAGGTGTTTCCCATTATTCTTACTACCAATATATCAAGCCGTAAGCTGGGGCGAAAATACAAATTTGATTTGCTGGTAATGGATGAAGCCGGTCAGTGTGATATAGCCACTAGCCTGATTCCTATTTCAAAATGCAAAAATATGGTTCTGATTGGAGACACAAACCAGCTAAAGCCGATTGTTGTCTTTGAAGAAAGTAGAAATCAAAATTTGATGAGCCAGTTTGAAATAGACAAGACCTACGATTATTACAATAATTCCATCCTCTCAATTTTTAAAAGGATTGATAATATTTCGAGAGATATCTTGTTGAGCTATCATTATCGCTGTGGCAGAAAAATCATTAATTATTCAAATATGCGGTTTTACGAGAATAGGTTAAACCTTTCGAAGATAAAAATAAATGGAGAACTGAAGCTGATTGATGTGAATAATTTAAACCAAAAGGATAAAAATTCAGCTATTGAAGAAGCACAGGAGATAGTAAAATATATCGTAGACAATCAATTAACGGATGTTTTCATCATCACACCTTTTAGAAGCCAACAAGAAGTTTTGAATCAATACCTGGAAAAGGCAAAAGCCAATGAAAAAATAGATTCATCGGTAAGTTGTGGTACGATTCACAAAATACAGGGACAAGAAAACAAAACCATCATCATATCCACTTCCATATCAAAAAACACAAGATCCAGAACTTACGACTGGATAAAAAACAACAGCCAGTTAATTAATGTCGGAGTTACAAGAGCACGGGAAAATTTGATTGTAGTAGCCGATAAAAAGGCAATAGATATTCTATCTAAAAAAGATGATGATTTGTATGCCCTGATTGATTATGTACAAAAAAACGGTTCTACACAAATCCAACAAAGCATTGCTAATAGGTTTACAATCGGATTTTCGAATGATTCAAAATTTGAAGACGAATTTTATAAAACCATGAGCCATTACTGCACTGTACAGGGTACTCGTTTTGAAAGAAATGTGAGAGTATTGGATATTTTTCCAGAAGAAATAAACAACCCTGAGGTTAACCAAAAAGAATTTGATGGCGTAATTTTTAAAGGGAGAATTCCAAAAGTAGTATTTGAAATAAATGGGGCTGAACATTATAAAAACAAAAAGAGAATTGATTCAGATAAGATTAAAATGAAGCTACTGACTTCTAAAAATATTGATAGAATTTTTATACCAAATCAGTATGTTAAACATTATGAATTTATTCGGGAATTAATGAATAAAATCAAAGGAGGTGTTTATCAAAAAACATTATTTGAAGGATAG